In Salinibaculum sp. SYNS191, the genomic window GGCGCGTGTGTGGAGACGAAAGTAAAAACGGCAGCAGTCACTGTTCTGCAATCGACGGTATCGTCCGCAGCATCCGCGAGACGAACGGGTGGGGGTCGTACCGGACCGTCTCGCTGCGGCGGTCGTACTCGACGAGACCTGCATCCGCGAGCATCGGGAGGTGGACGTGCGTGAGCGCCACGACGACCTGCTCCGGCGTGTCCAGCCGGTCGTCGACGCCGGTCAGCCGGTCTGCGAGCCACGAGAGGTCGGCGTGGTCGACCTCGCGCTCCGAGAGCGCCCGGAGGAGCTCCCGCCGGACCGGGGCCGCGAGCGCACGGAAGACCCTGTCCAGTTGCTCTGCCTCCGGCGTTCCGGGGACGTGGTGCTCGGGGATGTCGGCGGCCATTGTGATCACCTATCTATAAATTCATCATGAGTGACCTTATTGGTAGCTTCAGTTCCTGCATCGTGAGAATCCAGTCGATGTCGCGCCCGGAGAGTGTCACACGAGAACGTATATCAGTCCGACACCCGTTGGGAAAGCTATGCCAGGAGGGACTCCTCAGACACTGCGACCGTTCCTGTGGCGTGCCGAGCGACTGTACCCGGACACGGAGATCGTCGCCCGGACCCACGACGGAATCACGCGGACGACATACGACGAGTTCGGCGACCGCGTCGGTCGGCTGGCGAACGCGCTGGCCGACGC contains:
- a CDS encoding ArsR/SmtB family transcription factor; this translates as MAADIPEHHVPGTPEAEQLDRVFRALAAPVRRELLRALSEREVDHADLSWLADRLTGVDDRLDTPEQVVVALTHVHLPMLADAGLVEYDRRSETVRYDPHPFVSRMLRTIPSIAEQ